Genomic segment of Populus nigra chromosome 14, ddPopNigr1.1, whole genome shotgun sequence:
TTTCCCTATTGGAATGCATTTTActtatttgaaaaacacaaaagaaaatctCAACAATTGTACCCTGGTTATAATACTAACAGGTAATTGAAATCAAAATGCTAATCATAAACTGAGCAGACTCAAGATCGTACCatcgttttttatttcttagccATAACTTTCTCACAGGGTTCACCACTGGACCAGAGCCCATAAAGCGACACCTATTCAAACTTAAGAAATTCATTAGAGAATGGAAAGCCAAGACTGGCTAGACAATAACATTGATTTGACAAGAAAACTTACTCTGGCAAAGATCTAGGATCTCTGGCATTTATAGACAACATTATCGAACAATCATTTCCTGGGGAAAGGTCAGGAAAAGGGGAGGAGGTTTTAATTACAACAAACAGGATTCTGTGTTACACTATTCACAAATTGTTCGATAGATACTGAATGggcaaaaaatataatcatataGCTAACTTCAGATAGCAAAGCACGTGTATTTCAGTTGATCAACAACAGAAGACAAAAATGCGTGAACAAATAAATACCTATATCAATTTGGCGACAAGTTGTGGCGCGAGACAACTTTTTCTTGTTAGTGACACAAAGAGAATGATCAATATCCTCCAAGGTAGACCAAAACTCCTGAAGCTTTTCCAAATGCTGTTATATTCAGAAAGAACAATCTCGGTTGACACCCTTTTTAGATGTAACATTACAGAGTTATTACAAAGATCATGTCCCCAGAAGTCAcatgaaaactaaaattttcgtaattgaaaacacaagaaaagaaCCTGAGAAAGCATACCTCTCGGAACTGTTGCACCAAATCTTTTAATCTTGATTTTACTGACCATTTAACATTGAATATATATGGTACCTCCTGCAATAgtttaaaaatgaagaaagttTCAGccttgaaatgaaagaattcaaATAGCAAACAGATTATTAGGACCAACCGCAGAAACTGAAGGTGGCTCTTGCGGATAGGTTTTATCCAACTGAATTTCCATGATATGCACTCTTCCCTTCTTATCTCTGATACTCAAATACACAACAGGTTAGTCCACTACATGTTTAAGTAAACTTGAAGGAGAACCAAAATACATTATAATGCAAAACGAGATAGATAGTAATTGGATATTAAGAACTTATTCTATCCTTACGTAATGCGAAAACTAAGGAACTCTAAATCTCCACCGAAACGAACCAGACGCTCCCATCCAACTTCTTCTATCTGTCATATAAGAACAACGAAAACATTATCAACTCAACGCAACCTGAAAGCAaagtgaagaaaagaaaaaacacaatcaGGAAATAATTCATTGACGTTAAAGTCAACCTCTGAGTAGACCAAGCGGTAAAATGAAGATGGATTGGCCAGCTCTTTGTGTCTTTTCTGCTCAATAAAATCCTGTAAGCCAAAACAAAATATTCGTTAGGGAATTTTATCAAACAGCTGGTGGGCTGACTTTATTTTGTGTACGGTAATAGAAACTGATCACTGGAAGAAATGGACGAACCATTCTAAAAGGGTTGATAGAGAACTCTACAACATCAAATTATCAGACAGCTGGTGGGCTAGCTGATTTATGGGGAGCAATAACCAGTCCTCGAATCCTCTATAAATCTCACGATTCGATCCCTTAAAGCGATACGGGTGCTTCTATCATTTCTGTGAACGAACTATTATCTAGTCCTTATAGTTTAACGAGACTAATTAAGTAGTCCTTGTAGTgtcaaaaactatatatttaaaatacaaattataacTTAGTCCTTCCAACAAAAAATTAAGTATTACTCTAAAAGGCATGGGTTTTTCACTATGCAAGACTCTACTGTTCATCATCTCATGTATCATTATGGATGATGGGCTAtgcaaaattttatgttttttttttaatttaagcctCAAACTTTTTTTCCTGACAATTTAGTCCTAATTGAAgaccaattaattttgatttcttatgaaAATATGTCATTGAAAGAAAAGGGACCAGAATGAAAAAGATATCAAACATGGTTGGCTTGCCATAAGTCTCGCAAAAGATGCACTTTcattattaaactttaaaaatcacacTAATTAtataattctagtgcctcaatatttttccaacttaattttggtacaaaaactcatttttgttattttttagtctctGGTTGAAAGAGGAGAGGGAGAGGTCGCCAGATTCCAGCAGTAGAGAAAGAAAAGTGTTGTTGACCCCGATTTAAACCACTAAAACAGATGATATTTGTGTCAAATAGTTACATTTTATGAGAgaatttcatattaaatatgtttttacctttaaagttcatgaaaaacaaatatgaacttgggttaatttttttattcgagttaattttggtttttatggtggtttattagtttttttgagctcataaatatgttttttttttcatagttccTAAAgtgttttataggtgttttgggTAATAAAGAGGTTGAAAAATAGGCTTTTGAGTAAAAAACCTTAACCCTTGATTTTTCGGCCACCACAATGAACGGATCAAAGCAAATCAAACAATGcgtcatttaattatttttcaaaaatatttagggTGGCAgttgcaaacaaaaaaatagtaagCGGAAATCACGCGAGCCCTGATAAAATGGTTCAGGTGGGTTAGTTGTCTTGCTAGGCCCAACAACACCTAGtatttgctctctttttttctaattatttttctaaattaatgattttttatggttttttttctaaattttttaattaatatttaagttagttttttttaagagtttcttttaaataataataatttttttagttatgtatttaaaaacatttctgCTAGCAAGAAAGAATGAAGTGTAAGCTGCGGGGGTAGCATCCTTTATTAATAAAAAGCTTGTTTaggcacttgagggcctagctgctgtggtcaaccgtgtgacttgttccgtccccgtcccgggttcgaccctctatgtgaacgtttgtcacccccgcggtgcctaacctgcccctgggcttccaggatgtccagtgggccgtggggaatagtcgtggtgcgcgcaagctggcccggacaccccacgtaaataaataaaaaaaag
This window contains:
- the LOC133673131 gene encoding uncharacterized protein LOC133673131 gives rise to the protein MDFIEQKRHKELANPSSFYRLVYSEIEEVGWERLVRFGGDLEFLSFRITDKKGRVHIMEIQLDKTYPQEPPSVSAEVPYIFNVKWSVKSRLKDLVQQFREHLEKLQEFWSTLEDIDHSLCVTNKKKLSRATTCRQIDIGNDCSIMLSINARDPRSLPECRFMGSGPVVNPVRKLWLRNKKRWMKDKTLPENLAFILETELPRPSHVLENDQQVECGICYSQYLPIDEELGSRSGAGTDHTCDNTSCGRAFHTVCLVDWLRSITTTRQSFDVLFGNCPYCSEPVAVKLNDKKKYV